Part of the Limibacter armeniacum genome is shown below.
GAATTCTTCCTGCTCTGCAGCCATCTTCCTGTGGTAATATTCCATGACCGATGCACTTAACGAATCGACGGATACGACACTGATCTGTGCCCAACTACTTGTACTTATAAAAGAAATCACCAATCCCACGGTTAGCATAACTTTTTTGTAATGGGGGGTGTGGGGGGTATACACTTTTCGCATTCTGTGTACACAGTTTTTGGGGCAAATGTTTACACTTTTTTTCAGGGTCAAATTTTGCATTTCCAAGAGGTAGAGGGGTGGTACAAATCCAAGGGGCTAGAAGCTGGAGCGTTTGAACGAATTGAAGAAGTAGCGGGCAAACAGCATAAAGATCATAAAGCAGCCTCCGATAAACCGCAGGGAGGTGTCGCCCACCTCAGCGGCGAGGTAACGCAGTACGGCAAGTCCGCCAAACAGCAGCAGGAAATAGATGCTCATATCGATCTGCTGCAACTCACGGCCTACATAGTTCTGCACGATCTCGGCGACCACTTCGCGGGTCAGCTCCGGTTCCTTGGCTAGCCTTTCACACAAGTCCACCATCATGCGGGGGTTGCCTTGGCTGGCCTCGTAGATCGCATTGCGGGCATAGGTATAGTCCTCGAACTTGATACCTGCCGATAGCCGGTAGATCATCTTCAGGCTGTCGGCTCTTGATAAAGGTTTCAGCTCGATACGTTCAAAGTTCCACAGGAAAGTGGAGTTCTTTAGGCTTACACTCCTGGCTGCGGTGATTATTACAAAGTGTCGGTTGAGTTTCTCGAGTGCTTTCACTACGGTGGGGGTGACCCCGTCCATATCCGAGATTTGCAGTACATATTCCCCCTTCTGCGTAACTGCCATCAGGATATCGCAGCAGCTGATAAGCGACTCCTTGCTGAGCCGGTTGGTGAGTTGCTCTTTGGAGATATCGCCAAACATCAGGCGCTTCAGCTCTTCCTTGTTGCCGTCGAGAATAAAAAGGATCGCATTCAGCACCGACTTCTTGAACTGCTTGGTGTCGTCAAAGACCAGTGTAGGCCGCAGGGCGCAGACGTTGTCCAGCAGCTGCTTTTTGCCTACGCCATAGGCACCGGTGATAATTACGTTCACCCCTTTTTCCAGTGCCGACTGGATTTTCATCACCTCCTCTTTCCGGCCGATCAGAAAGTCCTTGTCCAGTTGCTGGTAATTCAGGTTCAATACCCTTTTGCGGGAAAAGCGTCTGCGCAGTGTTTTAAGCCAGCTTTTCTTTTCGGTGCGGTTGATCATCTGACGCAGCTTCTCCTTATCCGCATGGGCATAGATCAAACTAGTGTCCACTTTCTCATGGCCCAGCAGGTCCCGGATATCCTCCAGCTTGGCATCCTCTGCCCTTAGGTGCGTGGCAAACGTATGGCGCAGCTTATGGGGATAAAGCTGTAGGTTGGCTACTTCGGGTACTTGCCTTTCGAGCCGCTTGAGCATATTGTAGACGGCGGCCCGGCTGATGGGTTTGTTTCGGTAGGTAAACAAGAGCTGTTCCCGTTCGATCCTTTGGCTGGAGCAGTAGTGGACCATGGCTTCCAAGAGGTCATCGGCCATGGGGATTTGCCTACTTTTTACTTTGCCCCGCTTTTTCAAACTCTTTTCTACGGTAAGCATCCGGTGCTTGAAATCGATATGGCGCAGCCGGATGGCGAGCATCTCGGAGACCCGTAGGCCGGCACGGAGCATCAGCAGCACCATCAGCCGGTGACGTGGGTTGTCGATACTTTCCAAAAGGGTAGAGGCCTGCTGTCGGGTCAGGAATTTTGGGGAGGTGGTCATAAATATTTGATAGTTAAAATCTTATATGCTTAGTGTTATGTGAAATGTATATGGTACTTTTTTGTAAATATTAGATGTAATTGGATTTGAACTATTCTAATATGAACTTATCTTTATAAGATAAACTATTTTTTAAAAGCTAAGAACTAAACTAACATGAACAAGGAAAGAGCAATAACATATAGTCTATTAGCCCATATAAGAAATAAAGGAACTTTAGTGGAAGGACCTATAGATATATTCAAGCCTCTTATTAAGAGAACTCTATCAAAACTTAGTAAAGATAGGGGGCAAATGAAGGGAAATGGAGTTAATGTAAAAGGTAATAGTATTCTTGAAATTAAAAAAGTGTCTGATGAGTTATACTCAATAGATTTTCCAATTCCAGTATTGAGAAATATTTTAAATGAAATTAGTGATGATATAAATACAAATGGAATTACTCATTTTTGTATTTATCAAGATAACTCTTTTGAAATATATAATTATGAATTTGATGATTATGATGATGTAATTAATAAACAAAAGAAAGTTGTGAATAACTTGGAGAAGTTATATCTTGATTTCTGTAAGTCTGAAGGTTTAAAAAATGTAAAAGGCGGGTCTATTTTTAAATTTATTGAAAAGAATAAATTTAACTTATCTAAGTATATATCAAATAAAGAATATTTAAATGGTAATAATTATACTCAAGAAGCTAAGTTTATTAACTTTTTCAAGAAAATACCTCAAGTGTATGAGCAAATTAAAGATATATATTTAGGAGCTATTATTACTAGTTTTATTGAATATGAAACTACTGATATTGAAAGGGATGTTGAATTGCTGTTAGATACTAATTTTATAGTTAGTTTGATTGATCTGAATACACCTGAATCTACTCATACATGTAAGACTCTTATAAATATAGCTAAACAAGAAGGGTTTAAAATTAAGGTTTTAAAAGATACTCTTGAGGAGACTAAAGGGTTGTTGACAGCTAAAGCATCAAACTTTCATAAAAGTTTTTTACAGAAAAAAATAAATTCAGAAGATGTTTATAATGCATGTGATAGAAAAGGATTTACAAAGGTTGACTTAGAAAGGATTATAGATAATATAGAAGATATAATAAAAGATCTGGATATACAAATAGTTTACTTAACGGATAAAGATAAAAATAAAGCTAGATTTTCAAATGAATTTACATCTTTGAAAAATGTGAGAAATAGTGAGCAAGCAGCTTTACATGACTCTTTAGCATTATTATATGTTAAGGAGAAAAGAGGGGGATTGGTTAAGGATTTTGATAAAGTTAATTGTTGGTTTGTGAATAATTCTGCTTCATCTGATAGTGGATATAATATAAATAAAAATAGATATCAGCCTGAAACAATTAAAGCAGATGAGCTATTAAATATCTTATGGCTCAGTAATCCTAGAGTGAATAAGTCAATAGATTCTAAAGATTTAGCTGAAATAGGATTAACTTCAATAGTGTCATTTACATTAAATAAAGCTTTACCCAAAGCAAAAATAATTCGAGATTTAGATGAAAATATACAGAAGTATGCTAAAGAAAAAATAACTGATCAAGATATAATTAGGATATCAACT
Proteins encoded:
- a CDS encoding tyrosine-type recombinase/integrase, with protein sequence MTTSPKFLTRQQASTLLESIDNPRHRLMVLLMLRAGLRVSEMLAIRLRHIDFKHRMLTVEKSLKKRGKVKSRQIPMADDLLEAMVHYCSSQRIEREQLLFTYRNKPISRAAVYNMLKRLERQVPEVANLQLYPHKLRHTFATHLRAEDAKLEDIRDLLGHEKVDTSLIYAHADKEKLRQMINRTEKKSWLKTLRRRFSRKRVLNLNYQQLDKDFLIGRKEEVMKIQSALEKGVNVIITGAYGVGKKQLLDNVCALRPTLVFDDTKQFKKSVLNAILFILDGNKEELKRLMFGDISKEQLTNRLSKESLISCCDILMAVTQKGEYVLQISDMDGVTPTVVKALEKLNRHFVIITAARSVSLKNSTFLWNFERIELKPLSRADSLKMIYRLSAGIKFEDYTYARNAIYEASQGNPRMMVDLCERLAKEPELTREVVAEIVQNYVGRELQQIDMSIYFLLLFGGLAVLRYLAAEVGDTSLRFIGGCFMIFMLFARYFFNSFKRSSF
- a CDS encoding beta clamp domain-containing protein, giving the protein MNKERAITYSLLAHIRNKGTLVEGPIDIFKPLIKRTLSKLSKDRGQMKGNGVNVKGNSILEIKKVSDELYSIDFPIPVLRNILNEISDDINTNGITHFCIYQDNSFEIYNYEFDDYDDVINKQKKVVNNLEKLYLDFCKSEGLKNVKGGSIFKFIEKNKFNLSKYISNKEYLNGNNYTQEAKFINFFKKIPQVYEQIKDIYLGAIITSFIEYETTDIERDVELLLDTNFIVSLIDLNTPESTHTCKTLINIAKQEGFKIKVLKDTLEETKGLLTAKASNFHKSFLQKKINSEDVYNACDRKGFTKVDLERIIDNIEDIIKDLDIQIVYLTDKDKNKARFSNEFTSLKNVRNSEQAALHDSLALLYVKEKRGGLVKDFDKVNCWFVNNSASSDSGYNINKNRYQPETIKADELLNILWLSNPRVNKSIDSKDLAEIGLTSIVSFTLNKALPKAKIIRDLDENIQKYAKEKITDQDIIRISTRIVDNQLNDIEELNSISEKDQNLFVKRLEEESKKQKEIDDRRIEGIERIMKEFEGKINKTEELYKKVQRSNKESKEDKENKNKYIKELEDKIKRSEQKEKVVKLKEWEDGELMKWRRKSWINLSICILLIITSFVIIFIVCDGDTENFNELLKGIKSSVLFPLFSTLISLIFSIFILKALYDKYHNHSNIQNYLNRLDKPDYL